From Enterococcus mundtii, the proteins below share one genomic window:
- a CDS encoding DegV family protein — translation MKLAIVTDSTAFLPTRIKNHPDLYVIPIPVILDGKIYNEGIDIEADEYYGLLKNSKDFPTTSQPAVGEVLALYEELKAKGYDTILSIHLSSGISGFVNTLFAMKDDVKEMTIVPYDSKITSMPMGHMVESALDLNDKGYSLEAILAHIDRIRDNTYAYLIVDDLNNLVRGGRLTNGAALIGGLLKIKPILTFSEGKIILFEKIRSSKKAFARAEQIIGKRNEEIKPPVKLYVIHANNLEVAEEEKAKLQKQYPQAEIEIGHFGPVIGSHLGEKAIGIAISAQ, via the coding sequence ATGAAATTAGCAATCGTAACTGACAGTACAGCTTTCCTGCCAACACGTATCAAGAACCATCCTGATTTATATGTGATTCCTATCCCTGTAATCTTGGATGGAAAAATTTATAACGAAGGCATTGACATCGAAGCAGACGAATATTACGGACTATTGAAAAACAGTAAAGATTTTCCAACAACTTCCCAACCTGCTGTAGGTGAAGTTTTGGCACTATATGAAGAACTAAAAGCCAAAGGCTATGATACGATCTTAAGCATACACTTATCAAGTGGGATCTCTGGATTCGTCAATACATTATTTGCGATGAAAGACGACGTCAAAGAGATGACGATTGTTCCTTATGATTCAAAAATCACCAGTATGCCAATGGGGCATATGGTTGAATCTGCTTTAGACTTGAATGATAAAGGGTATTCACTTGAAGCCATTTTAGCTCACATCGATCGAATCAGAGACAATACATACGCCTATTTGATCGTTGACGACTTGAACAACTTAGTCCGCGGAGGTCGCTTGACTAATGGTGCTGCGCTGATCGGGGGGCTATTGAAAATCAAACCGATCCTGACTTTTTCGGAAGGAAAGATCATTTTATTCGAGAAGATCCGTTCAAGCAAAAAAGCTTTTGCCCGTGCAGAACAAATCATTGGCAAACGAAATGAAGAAATCAAGCCACCAGTAAAATTGTATGTGATCCATGCAAACAATTTAGAAGTTGCCGAAGAAGAAAAAGCAAAACTTCAAAAACAATATCCACAAGCAGAAATCGAGATCGGCCACTTTGGACCAGTGATCGGTAGTCACTTGGGTGAAAAAGCAATCGGTATTGCGATCTCTGCACAATAA
- a CDS encoding viral A-type inclusion protein: MIDPQTNEHYDENEQEEASSFYDIKEKASMNLSQLLEDLQAFEQAVREENIPAIYQLYNGRLNDELKKSSNENHEIDQLLMRKIHDRFLQEFPFMKHTETISPTMSYYQIGTYFHERATIGIDASLPEIFVLPQIDEEWENYATQQTHDFDKKINELEAKVITAKTEIERLEETIKEIDRQITELDDTKGFLNRKKIDEEIQALEQKKQALENEKLGWLPYIEEPEKIQKQKQTLLHEEKADQLRAAIVEKEQRQIKKYFGDMEGFRQSIHHFLMSYLGSENPEIVEEGGDE, from the coding sequence ATGATAGACCCACAGACGAACGAACATTATGATGAAAACGAACAAGAGGAAGCATCTTCGTTTTACGATATCAAAGAAAAAGCAAGTATGAATCTTTCACAATTATTAGAAGATCTACAAGCTTTTGAACAAGCTGTCCGCGAGGAGAATATTCCCGCGATCTATCAGTTATACAATGGACGCTTGAACGATGAGCTTAAAAAAAGCTCAAATGAAAATCATGAGATCGATCAGCTGTTGATGCGTAAGATCCATGACCGTTTCTTGCAAGAATTTCCCTTCATGAAACACACAGAGACCATCTCTCCGACGATGAGTTATTACCAGATCGGCACCTATTTTCATGAGCGAGCAACGATCGGGATCGATGCTAGCTTACCTGAAATCTTTGTATTACCGCAAATCGATGAGGAATGGGAGAACTATGCGACACAACAAACCCATGATTTTGATAAAAAAATCAATGAGTTAGAGGCAAAAGTGATCACTGCAAAAACAGAGATCGAGCGTTTAGAAGAGACCATCAAAGAGATCGATCGACAAATCACTGAGTTAGATGATACGAAAGGATTCTTAAATCGTAAAAAAATAGACGAAGAAATCCAAGCGTTAGAACAAAAGAAACAAGCACTCGAAAATGAAAAATTAGGTTGGTTGCCTTATATCGAAGAACCAGAAAAAATCCAAAAACAAAAGCAAACCTTATTACATGAAGAAAAAGCGGACCAGTTACGCGCTGCAATCGTTGAAAAAGAACAACGTCAAATCAAAAAGTATTTTGGTGACATGGAAGGTTTCAGACAGTCGATCCATCATTTCTTGATGTCGTACCTTGGCAGTGAAAACCCTGAAATAGTAGAAGAGGGAGGGGACGAGTGA
- a CDS encoding DUF4430 domain-containing protein, with translation MKRIGTSLLIVCSMLLFFTGCTDQETKKADPKPSSMVSNETATITLQEDGVDTLVKKVTFHTGENLLDVLEQNFSVEEDKGFITSINGQSQNTEEKKYWMFSVDGKNTKMGAKETILKNNQTVIFNLDTL, from the coding sequence ATGAAAAGAATAGGAACCAGTTTGCTCATTGTCTGTTCGATGTTGCTTTTCTTTACCGGTTGTACAGATCAAGAGACAAAAAAAGCGGATCCAAAACCGTCATCCATGGTGTCGAATGAAACAGCAACTATCACCTTGCAAGAAGATGGGGTCGATACCTTAGTAAAAAAAGTGACTTTCCATACAGGAGAAAACCTACTGGATGTGCTGGAACAAAACTTTAGTGTGGAAGAAGACAAAGGATTTATTACTTCGATCAATGGCCAGAGCCAAAATACTGAAGAAAAAAAATATTGGATGTTCAGTGTGGATGGTAAAAATACAAAAATGGGCGCAAAAGAAACGATTTTAAAAAATAATCAAACCGTCATCTTTAATTTAGATACTCTTTGA
- a CDS encoding AzlC family ABC transporter permease, whose protein sequence is MNKQKRAPWQDSLHASLPLCLSYIPVGLACGVLLQQVGFDPLLAGLLSILVFSGGAQFLVASMLTTQAPFSTTLLMVFFLELRYILLGSSLSGFMKKEKRFFLAVFSQSLNDENYAVNYLKYSTDPTWDKRKALYVNWFSMGAWAISNMVGNIFGSVIRVDTDLVHFALTAMFIFMFIMQMKNALLIFTGIFSGILSVIFMVLFQNTFGLIVATLIASSAGFVLERAFKKEKEKKSSKETQPLNEPLFHFPEQEVQHHE, encoded by the coding sequence ATGAATAAACAGAAACGGGCGCCTTGGCAGGATTCGCTACATGCTTCGTTGCCACTTTGCCTTAGTTATATCCCAGTTGGGTTAGCTTGCGGAGTCTTACTGCAGCAAGTTGGCTTTGATCCACTCTTAGCTGGTCTATTATCTATCTTAGTATTTTCTGGTGGCGCACAATTCTTAGTTGCCTCTATGTTAACCACACAAGCGCCATTTTCAACTACACTTTTGATGGTTTTTTTCTTAGAACTACGGTATATTTTGCTAGGGTCGAGTCTTTCAGGCTTTATGAAGAAAGAAAAGCGATTCTTTTTAGCTGTGTTCTCTCAATCATTGAATGACGAAAATTATGCAGTCAATTATTTGAAGTATTCCACTGATCCCACTTGGGACAAGCGAAAAGCTTTATATGTCAATTGGTTTTCAATGGGGGCTTGGGCGATCAGCAACATGGTCGGAAATATTTTTGGATCAGTGATCCGAGTGGATACGGATTTGGTGCATTTTGCCTTAACTGCTATGTTTATTTTTATGTTCATCATGCAAATGAAAAATGCTTTACTCATCTTCACAGGGATCTTTTCTGGGATACTCAGTGTCATATTCATGGTACTTTTCCAAAACACTTTCGGTTTGATCGTTGCAACATTGATTGCTTCTTCAGCAGGTTTTGTATTAGAAAGAGCCTTCAAGAAGGAAAAAGAAAAGAAATCCAGCAAAGAGACCCAACCTTTGAATGAGCCATTGTTCCATTTCCCAGAACAGGAGGTGCAACATCATGAATGA
- a CDS encoding AAA family ATPase, translating to MENFSLTNQRTFTPIEKQMIWKKPTSHQTSAEELRIATEIKANWLDPEMKISNVLLEGDAGSGKTQLAKALSFDLQLPYTKVTCFADMDKSDVFGALLPVIDSDQEEDQELLTAIYQTDTLAAVLTLIEQYYSVDPLTAKQKLADLVQRIENNQESTIHYKYYPSEIVRAIEKGYLLEIQEPTVIRDASVLVALNSALETNGLLNLPTGVIKRHPDCIIIITTNRNYQGNRPLNESLRDRMQHAEKMDLPELSVMVERAISKTQVNEPILLLKMAEVIRLLDETAKANAIKGVAGMRSYFYWVNTMKQNQDIFVSLYPKVLYKLTTDPDELHILTTALTDSGLLDELRDLLRQKKWGDLSDESPRIKGRTIGAEEAIERQIDQLAEETTSLAEQPSEKEEVLQEEEQTKEATAKEETPIDTLPLSEERSQEVEGRSQQQSDDESQEMSASDMEALDKQLKRELNKEARQLMKGTIHEKEGMIVHRPKFAVINPEVATIRQEIDPIVDSLSRQILDLLENEQSETYQKGKYEGQRFNASRVAYGDLRQFDKKNPPHEQPSLAVALRIDESGSMVREDRMTAAKKAAFAIAAFAKKVRIPLLIYGDTADVSTREKTSVFSYKEFSDSFEWLEQKLVTMKPRQNNRDGAVLRLIAGKLTEQPATTKLIVNISDGQPKALPDYTGAKAKKDIQEVLTEYERQGIVFISAAIGQDKEEIKEIYGASRFVDITDLSTFPKQLIQLISRYL from the coding sequence ATGGAAAACTTTTCACTCACCAATCAACGAACGTTTACACCGATCGAAAAACAAATGATTTGGAAAAAACCAACAAGTCATCAAACAAGTGCTGAAGAGCTGCGTATTGCAACTGAAATCAAAGCAAACTGGCTAGATCCGGAAATGAAAATCAGCAATGTGCTATTAGAAGGGGATGCAGGTTCTGGGAAAACGCAATTAGCAAAAGCTTTGTCTTTTGATCTGCAGTTACCTTATACGAAAGTAACATGCTTTGCTGATATGGATAAATCAGATGTCTTTGGTGCGTTACTACCTGTCATTGATTCAGACCAAGAAGAGGATCAAGAGTTATTGACCGCTATTTATCAAACGGATACATTAGCTGCGGTATTGACGTTGATCGAACAATATTACTCCGTCGATCCACTCACGGCAAAACAGAAATTAGCCGATCTCGTGCAACGAATCGAAAACAACCAAGAAAGTACGATCCACTATAAATACTATCCGTCAGAAATCGTTCGTGCCATTGAAAAGGGCTATCTTTTAGAAATCCAAGAGCCGACTGTAATACGTGATGCTTCGGTCCTTGTCGCCTTGAACTCTGCCTTAGAAACAAACGGTTTGTTGAACTTACCTACTGGTGTGATCAAACGACACCCAGACTGTATCATTATCATTACAACAAATCGTAACTATCAAGGGAACCGACCATTGAATGAATCGCTTCGAGATCGTATGCAACATGCTGAGAAAATGGATCTGCCAGAGCTTTCAGTCATGGTGGAACGTGCTATCAGCAAGACACAAGTTAACGAGCCGATACTTTTATTGAAAATGGCAGAAGTGATCCGTTTGTTAGATGAAACTGCAAAAGCAAATGCCATCAAAGGTGTGGCAGGTATGCGTTCTTATTTTTATTGGGTCAATACAATGAAACAAAATCAAGACATTTTCGTATCGCTCTATCCTAAAGTCTTATATAAACTGACGACTGATCCAGATGAATTACACATTTTGACGACTGCACTAACTGATAGTGGGCTTTTAGATGAACTGAGAGACTTACTTCGTCAAAAGAAATGGGGGGACTTATCAGACGAATCCCCACGAATCAAAGGACGGACCATAGGTGCAGAAGAAGCGATAGAACGTCAAATCGATCAGTTGGCAGAAGAAACAACATCCCTTGCTGAACAACCCTCAGAAAAAGAGGAAGTGTTGCAAGAAGAAGAACAGACAAAAGAAGCAACGGCGAAAGAAGAAACTCCGATAGACACGTTGCCTTTATCGGAAGAGCGGAGCCAAGAAGTCGAAGGGCGTAGTCAACAGCAATCAGATGACGAATCCCAAGAGATGTCAGCTTCAGATATGGAAGCCTTGGACAAACAGCTCAAGCGTGAACTTAATAAAGAAGCGCGGCAGCTGATGAAAGGTACGATCCATGAAAAAGAAGGAATGATCGTTCATCGCCCTAAGTTTGCTGTCATAAATCCTGAAGTAGCGACTATCCGACAAGAAATCGATCCGATCGTGGATTCATTGAGTCGGCAAATCCTTGATCTTTTGGAAAATGAACAAAGTGAAACTTACCAAAAAGGAAAGTACGAGGGACAACGTTTTAATGCTAGTCGAGTAGCTTATGGTGATTTACGGCAATTTGATAAAAAAAATCCCCCTCATGAACAACCTTCTTTGGCAGTGGCTCTACGAATCGATGAATCTGGTTCGATGGTTCGTGAAGACCGCATGACAGCTGCAAAAAAAGCCGCATTTGCCATCGCCGCATTTGCTAAAAAAGTACGTATTCCTTTGTTGATCTATGGAGATACAGCAGATGTTTCGACAAGAGAAAAAACATCTGTCTTTTCGTACAAAGAATTTTCGGATTCATTTGAGTGGTTGGAACAGAAATTAGTGACTATGAAGCCAAGACAAAATAATCGTGATGGCGCAGTCTTGCGTCTGATTGCTGGAAAGCTGACAGAACAACCTGCGACAACCAAACTGATCGTTAACATCAGTGATGGCCAACCTAAAGCGTTACCTGATTATACAGGCGCTAAAGCAAAAAAAGATATCCAAGAAGTGTTGACCGAATATGAACGCCAAGGTATCGTCTTTATTTCTGCGGCAATTGGACAAGATAAAGAAGAAATCAAAGAAATCTACGGCGCAAGTCGCTTTGTAGATATTACCGATTTATCGACATTTCCCAAACAATTGATCCAATTGATTTCTCGTTATTTATAA
- a CDS encoding DUF6530 family protein: MEIPTNLKHKPVIVVEDYDKVDGRNALHTDAKGLSLGLAQWNDRGKVDISGKVWRHTGEKWSRQSEELPITRILDLAILVAQGSVYFQDAYRHEKFYDPENPVVDIIGLQGNRMTVEVDTKNPKIDEDIMLYYDALQKDGELLGERFRILKRLLDDLGY, encoded by the coding sequence ATGGAAATACCAACAAATTTGAAACATAAACCAGTGATCGTCGTCGAAGATTATGATAAAGTTGATGGCAGAAATGCCTTGCATACAGATGCAAAAGGACTATCTTTAGGATTAGCTCAGTGGAATGATCGAGGCAAAGTCGATATCTCAGGAAAAGTGTGGCGTCATACAGGAGAAAAGTGGTCACGTCAATCAGAAGAATTACCGATCACTCGTATTCTTGACTTAGCGATCTTAGTGGCGCAAGGAAGTGTTTACTTCCAGGATGCCTACCGCCATGAAAAATTTTACGACCCTGAAAATCCCGTCGTTGATATCATCGGTTTGCAAGGAAACCGGATGACGGTGGAAGTGGACACGAAAAACCCTAAAATCGATGAAGATATCATGTTATACTACGATGCTTTACAAAAAGATGGCGAATTACTTGGTGAACGTTTTCGTATCTTGAAACGTCTATTAGATGATCTAGGGTATTAA
- a CDS encoding cation diffusion facilitator family transporter: protein MENLKKSGMFSVLAALGANLLVAFSKFVGYAISGSAAMLNESIHSIVDCSNQVLLLVGDKRANRGQSELHQFGEGRAKYFFSTIVAMMLFFGGGALGVMEAFEKLTHPAHEVGNPWIVILILLFGLAIEGSSLRIAMKEIHELNTENLSTMRFLRESRHSEILVIFTEDLCAVIGLVLALVGTGLTMVTGIAAFDAISGLLIGFLLMGAAIFLAKEFYSLIIGESVTTTDLKKIKFAFERNEVNRVIDIKTVHLSPTEILVAAKIDLDENKEYQVHMIINDIERTIREQLKDKKIYIYIETDKYDPNYSQIKKTQETTIENVEK from the coding sequence ATGGAGAATTTGAAGAAGAGCGGAATGTTTTCTGTATTGGCAGCGTTGGGTGCTAATCTCTTAGTTGCGTTTAGTAAATTTGTCGGTTATGCCATCAGTGGCAGTGCCGCTATGTTGAATGAAAGTATTCATAGTATCGTTGACTGTAGCAATCAAGTATTACTACTAGTCGGTGACAAACGTGCGAATCGTGGTCAAAGTGAATTACACCAATTTGGCGAAGGACGAGCAAAGTATTTTTTCAGTACGATTGTTGCCATGATGTTGTTTTTTGGCGGGGGGGCGCTAGGTGTGATGGAAGCTTTTGAAAAACTTACCCATCCCGCCCACGAAGTTGGTAATCCTTGGATCGTCATCCTGATTCTATTATTTGGTCTCGCTATAGAAGGTAGTTCATTACGAATCGCAATGAAGGAAATCCACGAATTGAATACTGAAAACCTTTCAACCATGCGCTTTTTACGCGAAAGTCGCCACAGTGAGATCCTCGTGATCTTCACCGAAGATCTCTGTGCTGTAATTGGTCTCGTTCTTGCCTTAGTCGGCACTGGGTTGACCATGGTGACAGGGATCGCTGCTTTTGATGCCATCAGTGGACTATTGATCGGCTTTTTATTGATGGGTGCTGCTATCTTTCTGGCAAAAGAATTTTATAGTTTGATTATTGGCGAGAGCGTGACTACAACAGATTTGAAAAAGATCAAATTTGCTTTTGAGCGAAATGAAGTGAATCGCGTCATTGATATCAAAACTGTGCACTTAAGTCCGACAGAGATTTTAGTTGCGGCAAAAATCGATCTAGATGAAAACAAAGAATACCAAGTACACATGATCATCAATGATATTGAGCGGACGATCCGTGAACAATTAAAGGATAAAAAAATCTATATTTACATTGAAACAGATAAATATGATCCAAATTATTCGCAAATAAAGAAAACACAAGAAACGACGATAGAGAACGTCGAGAAATAA
- a CDS encoding polysaccharide biosynthesis protein: MNKKLMQGTFWLTFANLLCKVLGVVYLIPWLSMMGNNQDGMLATTLYNVGYLPYGLFLMLGTVGFPNAIAKKVAVATKNGDEQACRVIFRSTINIMFVIGIISAVLMYLFAPALAKISPISNVDNGILAIRSLCPSLVAIPVLSAMRGYFQGKNHLRPYGTSLIIEQVIRVIVILAGTYYLRVLTDGTIVQAVLISTVASFFGGLAAIGHMFVVGRQNDYFRLKDFWISSRYFQKDNRSASVSIIRETLPFIYVGSVITIVQMIDQVTMKPFLHLFRPEIADQQLEFLFSRASVNPNKLTLILISMVGTVAISSLPILSTLGKKDRLQIEKTVGDSFSIALLILLPSLAGMSLLAGPLYTLFFGYDPESVGYFQMALLASLFFSLFTILSTMLQSLNHHLVAIKLTTEAIILKVVFQAIGLALFGGYGMSLSNTVAFAFVFVRGYLYLSKEYRISPFAKISHFFLKTFRSTMAMLLLCCILFFVLSLSLSMTSKTHAVIYCVVIGGVGGLTFAFAQFGRNAMQMVKNFRR; the protein is encoded by the coding sequence ATGAATAAGAAATTGATGCAAGGGACATTTTGGCTTACCTTTGCCAATCTACTCTGTAAAGTTTTAGGTGTCGTTTATTTGATTCCTTGGTTAAGTATGATGGGAAACAATCAAGATGGCATGTTAGCAACTACCCTTTATAATGTGGGCTATTTACCATATGGCCTTTTCCTGATGTTAGGTACTGTTGGGTTTCCAAATGCGATAGCAAAAAAAGTCGCGGTGGCGACAAAAAATGGTGATGAACAAGCTTGTCGGGTCATTTTTCGCAGTACGATCAATATCATGTTCGTTATCGGGATCATATCTGCCGTATTGATGTATTTGTTTGCTCCCGCTTTGGCGAAAATCAGTCCGATCTCGAATGTCGATAACGGTATTTTAGCGATTCGTAGTCTCTGTCCTTCCTTAGTAGCGATCCCAGTATTAAGTGCGATGCGCGGTTACTTCCAAGGAAAAAATCATCTTCGCCCTTACGGTACTTCCTTGATCATTGAACAGGTGATCCGTGTGATCGTGATCTTAGCTGGTACGTATTATTTGCGTGTGTTGACAGATGGCACGATTGTGCAAGCGGTATTGATCAGTACTGTTGCTTCTTTCTTCGGTGGACTTGCGGCTATTGGTCATATGTTTGTTGTCGGACGGCAAAACGATTATTTCCGTTTAAAAGATTTCTGGATCTCAAGTCGCTATTTCCAAAAAGACAATCGTTCTGCGTCTGTTTCGATCATTCGAGAAACCTTACCATTCATCTATGTTGGTTCGGTGATCACGATCGTGCAAATGATCGATCAGGTGACGATGAAACCATTCTTACATTTATTCAGACCGGAAATTGCCGACCAACAACTCGAATTTTTGTTTAGTCGTGCATCAGTCAATCCGAACAAATTGACACTGATCTTGATTTCAATGGTCGGAACGGTCGCAATCAGTAGTCTGCCGATCCTAAGTACATTAGGAAAAAAAGACCGACTACAGATTGAAAAAACAGTCGGGGACAGCTTCTCGATTGCTTTATTGATCCTTTTGCCTTCGCTAGCAGGGATGTCCTTATTAGCAGGACCGTTATACACCTTGTTTTTTGGCTATGATCCAGAGAGTGTCGGCTACTTCCAGATGGCACTTTTAGCTTCCTTGTTCTTCTCGTTGTTTACGATTTTATCGACGATGCTCCAATCATTGAATCATCATTTGGTTGCGATCAAACTGACAACAGAAGCTATTATTTTAAAAGTCGTATTCCAAGCGATTGGGTTAGCTTTATTTGGCGGATACGGAATGAGTTTATCTAATACAGTGGCTTTTGCTTTTGTGTTTGTTCGTGGGTATCTTTATTTATCAAAAGAATACCGCATCTCGCCATTCGCAAAGATCAGTCATTTCTTCTTGAAGACGTTTCGTTCGACAATGGCCATGTTGCTTCTATGCTGCATTCTTTTCTTCGTGTTGAGTCTTTCCTTATCCATGACATCAAAAACGCATGCAGTCATTTATTGTGTGGTGATCGGTGGTGTCGGCGGCTTGACGTTTGCCTTTGCCCAATTTGGCAGAAATGCCATGCAAATGGTCAAGAATTTCAGACGATAA
- a CDS encoding AzlD domain-containing protein has product MNEWYLLLLVISLFVVAYIPRVFPMLYFTHRKVPKWFSEWMKYVPVALFAALAFKDVFITHEHLDIAWNIKIVAMLFVAGVAYKTRSMALSVITGLASVFLLSML; this is encoded by the coding sequence ATGAATGAGTGGTACTTGTTGTTATTGGTGATCAGCTTATTTGTCGTTGCCTACATTCCACGAGTTTTTCCTATGCTTTATTTTACACATCGAAAAGTGCCTAAATGGTTTAGCGAATGGATGAAATATGTACCAGTTGCTTTGTTTGCAGCGTTAGCCTTCAAAGATGTTTTTATCACGCATGAACATTTAGATATTGCGTGGAACATCAAAATTGTTGCAATGCTATTTGTAGCAGGTGTTGCTTATAAGACTCGCTCAATGGCGTTGTCTGTCATTACAGGACTTGCGTCTGTGTTTTTATTATCAATGTTATAG